From the Primulina tabacum isolate GXHZ01 chromosome 3, ASM2559414v2, whole genome shotgun sequence genome, one window contains:
- the LOC142539342 gene encoding protein transport protein SEC24 A-like: MGTENPNRPNYPLRPASTPFSAPQSTIPFLSSGPVLGSEASAFRPAPPSSSQFPTLPFSAGPLVGSESLGFGPPPSVRPNELIRPPPSLQSSYGPPTTGFQRFPAPPLPSTDRTQHPRASLSGPPVVPPPTRLQGGSVSSEASFFSQPQPPSISMGSPPQNTKTGQFYSTIPPSTDQPFSPSRQNVLPISPTMGPSQATARGTFQSAFPGYASAQPYSSAQVPPVRPPFPSQAGGYAPPPHPAPFVAQPRGYMPGPPVTTSSVPYSRDQVQLHGMAPPISSQGLVEDFSSLSLGSVPGSLDSGLDVKALPRPLDGDVASKSLAEMYPLNCDSRVLRLTTGGIPNSQSLASRWHLGLGAVVCPLAESPIGDEVPIVNFGTAGIIRCRRCRTYVNPYVTFTDHGRKWRCNICSLLNDVPGEYFAHVDANGRRVDLDQRPELTKGSVEFIAPVEYMVRPPMPPLYFFLIDVSISAVQSGMLEVVAQTIKSCLDNLPGSTRTQIGFLTYDSTIHFYNMKSSLVQPQMMVVSDLDDIFVPLPDDLLVNLSESRIAVEAFLESLPSMFQENMNVESAFGPALKAAFMVMSQLGGKLIIFQNTLPSLGVGRLRLRGDDIRLYGTDKEHTLRVPEDPFYKQMAADFTKYQIAANVYAFSGKYTDIASLGTLAKYTGGQVYYYPSFLSVIHKDKLRHELTRDLTRETAWESVMRIRCGKGVRFTSFHGNFMLRSTDLLALPAVDCDKAYAAQLSLEETLLTTQTVYFQVALLYTSSSGERRIRVHTSAAPVVADLGEMYRLTDTGAVVSLLSRLAIEKTLSNKLEDARNFIQLKVVKAFREYRNLYAVQHRLVGRMIYPESLKFLPLYALALTRSTPLRGGYADAQLDERCEAGYTMMALPVKKLLKLLYPSLLRIDDCLVNSSVRADDFDISKRLPLTSESLDTRGVYIFDDGFRLVIWFGRSASPDIARGLLGEDLGADFSKISLSQRDNEMSRKLMKIFQKCRESDPSYYQLCHLVRQGEQPREGYFLLSNLVEDQTGGASGYADWFTQLHRQVQQNA; the protein is encoded by the exons ATGGGGACCGAAAATCCCAATCGTCCAAATTACCCATTAAGGCCAGCTAGCACTCCTTTTTCTGCCCCACAGAGTACAATACCTTTTTTATCGTCTGGTCCTGTGCTTGGTTCTGAAGCATCTGCCTTCAGACCTGCACCTCCTTCTTCCTCTCAATTTCCAACCCTTCCTTTTTCTGCTGGACCTTTGGTTGGATCTGAATCTCTTGGCTTTGGACCTCCACCATCTGTCAGGCCTAATGAATTGATTAGGCCACCTCCATCATTACAATCATCATATGGACCACCAACTACAGGATTCCAACGTTTTCCAGCCCCGCCATTACCCTCAACAGATCGTACGCAACACCCACGAGCCTCGCTTTCAGGTCCTCCAGTTGTACCTCCACCAACCAGACTACAAGGAGGTTCAGTTTCATCCGAAGCTTCTTTTTTTTCACAGCCTCAACCACCTTCTATATCAATGGGATCTCCTCCTCAAAACACTAAAACTGGACAATTCTACTCAACTATCCCTCCCTCTACAGATCAACCATTCTCTCCATCCAGGCAAAATGTCCTGCCAATTTCACCAACGATGGGGCCGTCTCAGGCCACTGCTAGAGGCACCTTTCAGTCAGCATTTCCAGGTTATGCTAGTGCACAACCTTATTCTAGTGCTCAAGTTCCTCCGGTGCGGCCTCCATTTCCATCACAAGCAGGAGGCTATGCTCCACCCCCTCATCCAGCTCCTTTTGTTGCTCAACCAAGAGGTTATATGCCAGGTCCTCCAGTTACAACCTCATCAGTCCCCTATTCAAGGGACCAAGTGCAGCTTCATGGCATGGCACCGCCTATTTCTTCACAAGGATTGGTTGAAGATTTTAGTTCACTCTCTCTTGGGTCTGTGCCAGGATCATTGGACTCTGGACTTGATGTTAAAGCATTACCAAGGCCATTGGATGGTGATGTGGCATCAAAGTCTTTAGCTGAGATGTATCCCCTGAACTGTGACTCTAGAGTTTTGCGACTGACAACGGGTGGCATACCAAATTCTCAGTCTCTAGCTTCAAGGTGGCATTTGGGACTTGGGGCAGTTGTTTGTCCTTTGGCAGAATCTCCTATTGGG GATGAGGTTCCCATTGTCAATTTTGGCACCGCAGGAATAATTCGTTGTCGAAGGTGCCGCACGTATGTGAATCCATATGTTACTTTCACAGATCATGGAAGAAAGTGGAGGTGCAATATATGTTCACTGCTGAATGATG TTCCTGGTGAATACTTTGCTCATGTGGATGCTAATGGCAGAAGAGTTGATCTGGATCAACGACCTGAGCTGACAAAGGGTAGTGTTGAGTTTATTGCTCCAGTTGAATACATGGTCCGCCCTCCGATGCCGCCActgtatttttttcttattgACGTGTCGATATCTGCAGTTCAAAGTGGAATGCTTGAG GTTGTGGCCCAAACAATTAAGTCTTGTCTGGACAACTTGCCTGGATCTACTCGAACACAGATTGGATTTCTAACTTATGATAGCACAATCCATTTCTATAATATGAAG TCATCTTTGGTGCAGCCTCAGATGATGGTTGTCTCagatttggatgacatatttgTTCCCCTGCCGGATGATCTTCTGGTCAACTTATCGGAATCTAGAATTGCTGTGGAAGCATTCCTTGAGAGTTTACCCTCCATGTTCCAGGAGAACATGAATGTAGAATCAGCATTTGGTCCAGCTCTCAAAGCTGCTTTCATGGTCATG AGCCAACTTGGTGGTAAATTGATAATTTTCCAAAATACCCTGCCATCACTAGGTGTTGGTCGCCTGAGGCTGCGTGGAGATGATATTCGTTTATATGGAACTGATAAGGAGCATACTCTACGTGTGCCAGAAGATCCATTTTATAAACAGATGGCTGCTGATTTTACCAAGTATCAAATTGCAGCAAATGTATATGCATTCAGTGGAAAGTACACAGACATAGCATCCTTAG GAACCCTGGCAAAATATACCGGTGGTCAGGTGTATTATTATCCAAGTTTCCTGTCAGTCATCCACAAAGATAAGTTAAGACATGAGTTAACCAGAGATCTCACTAGAGAGACTGCATGGGAATCCGTCATGCGCATAAGATGTGGGAAAG GTGTTCGTTTCACATCTTTTCATGGGAATTTCATGCTAAGATCCACTGACCTGCTAGCACTTCCTGCTGTTGATTGTGATAAGGCTTATGCGGCACAGTTATCTCTTGAAGAGACACTTCTAACAACCCAGACTGTGTACTTCCAAGTTGCTTTGTT ATATACATCATCTTCTGGAGAAAGGCGAATCAGGGTACACACGTCAGCAGCTCCAGTTGTTGCAGACTTGGGAGAAATGTATCGCCTGACCGACACGGGGGCGGTTGTTTCTTTGCTTTCCAGGCTAG CAATCGAAAAAACTTTGTCCAACAAGTTGGAAGATGCTCGGAACTTTATCCAGTTGAAGGTTGTAAAAGCCTTTAGAGAATATCGAAATCTATATGCTGTACAACATCGCTTGGTTGGAAGGATGATTTACCCAGAGTCGCTGAAGTTCTTACCCCTGTACGCATTAGCTTTAACTAGATCCACACCCCTCCGTGGTGGATATGCTGATGCTCAACTTGATGAACGCTGTGAAGCTGGTTATACTATGATGGCTTTACCTGTTAAAAAATTGCTAAAACTTCTCTATCCTTCCCTGCTGCGTATAGATGACTGTCTTGTGAAC TCATCTGTCCGGGCTGATGATTTTGACATATCAAAGAGGCTACCACTTACATCGGAGAGCTTAGACACCAGAGGGGTATATATTTTTGATGATGGTTTTCGTTTGGTCATATGGTTTGGCAGATCAGCTTCACCTGACATAGCTAGGGGTTTGCTTGGGGAAGATCTTGGTGCAGACTTCTCAAAG ATTAGCCTTTCTCAGCGTGACAATGAAATGtcaagaaaactgatgaagataTTTCAGAAATGTAGGGAGAGCGATCCATCATATTATCAGCTTTGTCATCTAGTGAGGCAAGGTGAGCAGCCTAGAGAAGGTTACTTCCTTCTTTCCAACTTAGTAGAGGACCAGACCGGAGGTGCGAGTGGTTATGCCGACTGGTTCACGCAACTACACCGTCAAGTTCAACAAAATGCATAA